The following are from one region of the Nymphaea colorata isolate Beijing-Zhang1983 chromosome 7, ASM883128v2, whole genome shotgun sequence genome:
- the LOC116257473 gene encoding 3-ketoacyl-CoA synthase 10 → MAGAEHPLLSTEIVNRGIEPSGPDAGSPTFSVRVRRRLPDFLQSVNLRHVKLGYHYLINHAVYVTTIPVLVLVFSAEISSLNREEIWRRLWVEARYDLATVLAFVGMLVFSISGYFMSRPRPIYLVDFACYKPSDDLKMSKQEFIEQARKSGKFDEPSLEFQQRILKFSGIGDETYVPKSVMAPGNCATMKEGREEATAVIFGAMDELFEKTRIRPKDVGILVVNCSLFNPTPSLSAMIVNHYKMRSNIISFNLGGMGCSAGIIALDLAQDMLQSNPNNYAVVVSTEMVTFNWYTGRNRSMMIPNCYFRMGCSALLLSNRRRDRRLAKYKLEHIVRTHKGADDRSFRCVIQEEDEDQKKGLTISRDLVEVGGQALKANITTLGPLVLPFSEQLIFFATLATRFLFGAGEVSKPYIPDYKLAFEHFCIQAASKSVLAELQRNLELTDDNLEAARATLHRFGNTSSSSIWYEMAYLEAKEKVRRGDRVWQLAFGSGFKCNSAVWRSLRRVKKPARNPWLDSLERYPAAIME, encoded by the exons ATGGCCGGCGCCGAGCATCCGCTGCTCTCCACCGAGATAGTCAACCGCGGCATCGAGCCCTCCGGCCCCGACGCCGGCTCCCCGACATTCTCCGTCCGCGTCCGCCGCCGTCTGCCGGACTTCCTGCAGTCCGTCAACCTCAGGCACGTCAAGTTGGGGTACCACTACCTCATCAACCACGCCGTGTACGTGACCACCATCCCCGTTCTGGTCCTCGTGTTCAGCGCAGAGATCAGTAGCTTGAACAGGGAAGAGATATGGCGCCGCCTGTGGGTGGAAGCCCGCTACGATCTCGCCACCGTCCTTGCGTTTGTCGGGATGCTTGTCTTCAGCATCTCCGGCTACTTCATGTCCAGGCCCCGCCCGATATATCTTGTTGACTTTGCCTGCTACAAGCCATCAGATGACCTCAAG ATGTCCAAGCAAGAATTCATCGAGCAAGCAAGAAAATCAGGGAAGTTCGACGAGCCAAGCCTGGAGTTCCAGCAGCGCATCCTCAAGTTCTCTGGCATCGGCGACGAGACATACGTGCCCAAGTCCGTCATGGCGCCGGGAAACTGCGCCACCATGAAGGAAGGGCGGGAGGAGGCTACGGCCGTCATCTTCGGCGCGATGGACGAACTGTTCGAGAAAACAAGAATCCGGCCAAAGGACGTGGGCATCCTGGTTGTGAACTGCAGCCTCTTCAACCCGACGCCCTCCCTGTCGGCCATGATCGTCAACCATTACAAGATGCGCAGCAACATCATCAGCTTCAACTTGGGAGGGATGGGATGCAGCGCCGGGATCATCGCCCTGGACCTGGCGCAGGACATGCTTCAGTCCAACCCCAACAATTATGCTGTCGTCGTTAGCACCGAGATGGTCACCTTCAACTGGTATACCGGCCGGAACCGATCCATGATGATACCCAATTGCTACTTCCGGATGGGTTGCTCGGCCCTGCTGCTGTCCAACCGGCGCCGAGACCGGCGCCTAGCCAAGTACAAGCTTGAGCACATAGTCCGCACACACAAGGGTGCTGATGACCGGAGCTTTAG GTGTGTCATccaagaagaagacgaggatCAGAAAAAGGGCCTCACGATCAGCCGGGACCTGGTGGAGGTGGGCGGCCAAGCCCTCAAGGCCAACATCACCACGCTGGGGCCGCTGGTGCTGCCATTCTCCGAGCAGCTCATCTTCTTCGCGACGCTCGCGACGCGCTTCCTGTTCGGCGCCGGCGAAGTCAGCAAGCCATACATTCCCGACTACAAGCTGGCCTTCGAGCACTTCTGCATCCAGGCAGCGAGCAAGAGCGTGCTGGCCGAGCTGCAGAGGAACTTGGAGCTGACGGACGACAACCTGGAGGCCGCGCGGGCAACGCTGCACCGGTTCGGCAACACGTCCAGCAGCAGCATTTGGTACGAGATGGCCTACTTGGAGGCGAAGGAGAAGGTCCGGCGCGGCGACCGGGTGTGGCAGCTGGCCTTCGGCTCTGGGTTCAAGTGCAACAGCGCCGTGTGGCGCTCGCTGCGCCGGGTGAAGAAGCCCGCTAGGAACCCGTGGCTGGACTCCCTGGAGAGGTACCCAGCAGCTATCATGGAGTGA